One Castanea sativa cultivar Marrone di Chiusa Pesio chromosome 4, ASM4071231v1 DNA window includes the following coding sequences:
- the LOC142630401 gene encoding pentatricopeptide repeat-containing protein At3g47530-like: protein MDVNPIVLRVYIFCKRVPTRIHWNSVKKIREYIDEHGYGDAVNLSNSLMTMYSQTGRLDKAREVFKGMRNKNVVSWSSMISSLAMNGRAKEAIEAFREMQKLGVQPDDQTFTGVLSACSHCGLVDAGLMFFDCISKEFGIVPNIHHYGCMVDLLGHAGLLDQAYQLIMSMGVKPDSTMWRTLVGACRIHGHVTLAEQVIEHFVEQGSRKRGLCSVAKHLSFSWQLREGNETEEVYEEESTTNHTWL, encoded by the coding sequence ATGGATGTGAACCCGATCGTGTTACGTGTTTACATCTTTTGCAAGCGTGTGCCCACTAGAATTCATTGGAATTCGGTGAAAAAAATCCGTGAGTATATTGATGAGCATGGTTATGGTGATGCTGTCAATTTGTCTAATTCTCTTATGACAATGTACTCGCAGACTGGACGTTTGGATAAGGCTCGTGAAGTGTTCAAGGGAATGCGCAATAAGAATGTGGTTTCATGGAGTTCTATGATTTCCAGTTTAGCAATGAATGGACGCGCAAAAGAAGCTATTGAAGCCTTTAGGGAGATGCAGAAATTGGGTGTTCAACCTGATGATCAGACCTTTACAGGAGTTCTTTCTGCTTGCAGTCATTGTGGGTTAGTTGATGCGGGATTGATGTTTTTTGATTGTATAAGCAAAGAGTTTGGGATAGTGCCTAATATTCATCATTATGGATGTATGGTTGATCTCTTGGGTCATGCTGGTTTGCTTGATCAGGCCTATCAGCTTATAATGTCGATGGGGGTCAAGCCAGATTCAACAATGTGGAGGACCTTAGTTGGGGCTTGTAGAATTCATGGCCATGTTACACTTGCAGAGCAAGTGATTGAACATTTTGTTGAACAAGGCTCAAGAAAAAGGGGATTATGCTCTGTTGCTAAGCATTTATCATTCAGTTGGCAACTTAGAGAAGGTAATGAAACTGAGGAAGTATATGAAGAAGAAAGCACTACAAACCACACCTGGCTATAG